The genome window ACCCTTCTCCTGGGTCCACCATCCACTGGTATAAAATTGTTTCTGTCTGCTGGGCAGAGCCCATCTCCTAAAAGTTGCACTTTGTTTTTAGATCCATTTGCTTGCTCACTTGCTCGCTCACTTACTCACTGGCATTTCCCTAAGCACCTGTGATGTCAGGCACACTCACCTAGATATAGTGCAGCTGGCCCAGCCACACCCTCTTTGTGTAGTCTTAGCAAAGGAAAGGTTTGGGCGGCAGACAGTGGCACATGTGTGTCCGCTTTCGTTAGGTCACTGGGGTCATTGGAGCCTGGAAGAGACCTTCCTCAAGTCAGAACCCCACATTTTGCAACTGAAGCCACTGAGAGCCAGAACAAAGAGCAGTTTGCCTCTGTGGCCCAGGCCTCAGTGGAGCAAGAGCTGCCCTTTGTCTGGTGTTCTTTAGCTGTGCAGCCCCACATCAGAGACTCCTCAGGACTAGCCTGGCTAGAGTCAGCCTGTGACACGGAAGTCAGGTTGCTTACACTCTCTGCCTGGGCATGCTTCTCACTGCTCTCGCCAGCTCCTGTGGCTCTGGAGACCGTAGGGCAGAACTCTGGccctttccttccatcttcctgatcctcctcctttcccatgGTAGAGACGTCggctgagccttctctgcaggCCAAGCAGCTGAAGCTGAAGAGAGCCAGGCTGGCTGACGACCTCAATGAAAAGATTGCACAGAGGCCTGGCCCCATGGAGCTGGTGAAGAAGAATATCTTACCTGTAGAGTCCAGCCTGAAGGAAGCCATCATTGGTGAGGAGGCTCCCCCAGTGTGAACCTTAGCCCAAgtctgggaagagagagagactgagttaAGGGGGAActctaacctagacatggaacaAGGGTTCAGCAGGAGATGTGAGACGGCGTTAGGGGAGGCACTTGGGAGGAAGTGGAACTCAGGCCCATGTGTTTCAGATGAGAGTGGTGGGGCTCATGTCATTCCCTCTCAGGGTGCCCCATGTTCTGCTCCAGAGTCCATTGGCCATCACCTCCAGAGGACAGGGCCCACCCAGCTCTTCTTCCAGGTTGTGGCTGGGTGCAGGAGGGGGATAAATAGGATTTATGGTGCTAGCCTGTACGTGGTCTCCGTCCTGTCAGCATGGCCAGTGGCTTTCTCCAAGATGGGCCCGCCCAGTGTGAACTATAACCTCTCTGTCCTGCATCACCATTGTCACATGcttggctcacagctgtctctgAGCAGGTCCCATGCTGGGAGTAAGAAAAATCTGTCTATTGTAGGGTGGGTATGGAGTATAGGGACAGGTGAGGGGACAGAAGGACATTCCTAGCCTGTCAGCACAGTCAGCCAGTGAGAAAGAAGCTTAAATGTTCCTTCCTGGTCCCCTGGGTCTGTTGAAAGCCTcaggtcagggctggagaggaagAGGCTGTGGGCTCGTTCCTCTTTTCATCTGAGGTCCCCCACACCTCTTCCCCTGGCTGTGGAGGCAGTGGTTGTGACACGCCTCTTGACATATCCTCCCGGCCTGTGTTTCCGTCTTTCCTTCACTGCCACTGCCATTCCCACACTGGGGCCCTcgtccctgcctctgcccttttTTCCAGCTCTGTGAGCTGTCAGAACGTGGCTCTGGGCCAGGCAGGGTGCGTAGGGCAGCAGATTGTCCTGGCACACTTGCTGCCCAGGCACTAGGTCTTGCTTTCATGGGCCTTCACTGGCGCCATGTACCTGTGAGGTGGGTGTCCCTTCCCGGGGACCCTCCATCCATAGCCTTAGAGCCTTGGACTGTTGTGGCCTTTGGGAACTGAGCTCTCAGGAGTTGTGTTCATTTGCTGTCACCATGGTCTCACAGCGGGTCCACGGCCTTTGCTGTGTGGAGCGTAAGCACTGGGGAAAACGAAACAGTGTAGAAGTGATACCAGAGGCCAAAACTTAGGGCTCTCTTTAGCCCAATAGTCACCTAGGTAGCCCGGGCAAGCCTGTTTGAGAATGCTgactgggaaaaagaaaaggagaagaagaaaaaaggccagcacagtggcacacgcctgtaatcccagcactcatggaggcagaagcaggtggatctctgtgagttcaaggccagcctggtctacaacaggacagccagggctacacagagaaaccctgtcgacattgaaaaaccaaaaaaaggaaaagggaaaataaaaaggagagcGCTGACTGTGTTTCTGAGCTCTGCGCTAAGGCCAGGCAGTCAGCGGGCCCTGCGTGCCGTGTGCCTCTTGGACCCAGGGTTGGGTCCTGACGGCCCTTCTTGCCCGCCTACCTGTGCAGGGGCTGTAGGAGTCTTACACTGGCTTTGCATTTCAGTGGGACAGGTGAATTACCCAAAGGTAGCAGACAGCTCCTTCGACGAGGACAGCAGTGACGCCTTGTCCCCTGAGCAGCCCGCCAGCCATGAGTCCCAGGGGTCAGTGCCCTCACCCCTGGAGTCCCGAGCCAGTGAGCCACTGCCCAGTGCCACCTCCATGTCACCCACTCAGGTGAGCTTACCTGCCTCTAGACTCTTCCTCACACCTGCCCAGGCTGCCCAGAGCCAAGCCTCTGTCCTGGTCAAGATGCGCAGTTCCTACTGTGCGTGAGGGATAGGTGTGTACGTGGGCCTCATTTCAGACGCCAGTGGGCCGTGACTCTGGCAGCAGGAGCACAGGGAGAGGCTAGTGGGAGTCCTGCAGCCCTGGCCACCCGCTCTGGTTGGCTCCACTGGGAGCTGGCTGCTGGTCCAGGCGGTTCAGTGCTGCGCGCCACCTCTGTGAGCCCTCCCCACTTCTctccagaccagcctggctttGTAGCTCGCTGTCATCCCCCTGGTCACCACTTTGCCTTCTGACCATGAGGATGGCAGGGCAGGATAGGCATACTCATTTGGGGGTGCCAGGGTCCtcacttctcccctccctcccaggtTCTTTCTCAACTCCCGATGGCCCCGGATCCTGGAGAGACGCTCTTCCTGGCAGAgcagcctcctctgcctcccccacctCTGCTGCCCCCCAGCCTAACCAACGGAGCCACCGTCCCCACTGCCAAGCCTGCCCCCACACTCATTAAGGTACTTTCCAAGTGGCCATCGTTCCTCCCTGGGTTTGGAAGTCCTGCTGTGATGTCAGCTAGCTGTAGGAACGATTGCAAAGGGCGGGTATGTCTGTCTCCCAGTGGCCAAGGACCTGACCCAGGAGGATCTGGGAATTTCTTCTGATTTCAGCCTGTTTTTGTTGCTAGGAACACGTTACCACAGCCTGGACATAGATTAAAGAAAAAGGCCTGGGCCACGGAGATGGCTCTctgggcacttgccaccaaggctTCCATCCTGAGTTTGGTCCCCCAGACccactcacatggtggaaggaaataTAGCTGTCTCCTCACCTCCGCACGCACACtgtgacatgcacacacaatgaaAATGTAATATTGTTAAAGGAGGAAAAACCCTCCTTTAGGTCAGAAGGCTTACAGTACTAGCCCATAGTAGCAGAGGTCAGTGTGCAGGATTCAGTCATGAGGCTGCACCCTCTGAAGGCCTCTACATACAAGTTAAACCACCATCCCCTCACACCTCATGGTGGGGATTCAGCTCTCATGTGAGCTTCAGCAGGTGCCCCACACTCACCTGTGACTGAGCTGAGCAAGGTGGGCCATTGCCGCTGTAGCCTGCTTGTCTTCATCTCCTCCGCTGACACCCCTGGGGAGAGGCACAGGGTTGAGCTTGCTGGCCTTGTGTGCACAGGGGGATGGCGTTACTCAGCAGCACAGAAGTCACTGCAGGACTGTGTGCCCTGCAGAGCCACCCACGAAGCCCCAGGAGTTTCACCTGTCCTCTTTCAGCTGCCTCTCTCATGATCTTGGCTCCTTCCCCATACAGACCCTACGCCAACATGGCAACCACGACCTCCCACCCTCCGCCCCATCCCAGCCTTCTCCTTTGGCTTGAGAGTGTGTGGTGGCGTGGGGAGCTAACGCTCAAACAGCCCGAGAGCTGTCCAGGTTCTCTTCTGGTATGCACTAAGTGCTCAATTGGCTAGCGGCCTCCTGTCTGTCTGCAGTGTTCCCAGATGCCTCTCGGCCCCCAGGCAGCAGGAGCTGCCAACAGCCTCACCTCCTGGCACAGGCCTCCTACAGCTTCATTGTCTTTATGGCCCATGGATGTCATACATGTCCCCAGCTCCTCTTTAACTCTCGTCACGCCACATGGCCTCTGTCTGTGCTTGCCCTTTCCTGGTGCACTCCCCACTAGGTTGTGTCTGGCTCTCTGGTGCAGCAGAAAGCTGAGCACCATCCCCTCCCGGGTCCTGGCTTCCCTCCTGCTTTGCTTTTCCTGACTCCTTGCTTGGGATGGGCCATCCTTCCCTCTGCAGTCTGGGTGCCCATGGCCATGCACTCAGTGTTCTGCTGGCTCCATGGTCTTGTCAGACACACCGACAAAATTAGGATCTCTTCCTGGCCTCTGAGAGCCCGGCTCCTCACTGCCGCGTGTCCGTGCTGTCTTCCTTCAGTGGGCCACCTCTGCCCACACCTTCCTTTGGCCATCAATGCCACCCACTCAAGACTCTATCTGATCTCTGCATCATCTTCTATCCTGGTCTCACCTTGGTCTGCCCAGGGGTGCCCAGGCTCCCACAGTCCTCTCCAGAACCCCCTGATTATTTTGCCTTCATCTACCCCCACCTGCCCCAGAAGCAGGTGTTTTGAGCATGACCCGCTGACCTGTTGTTGGCCTGAGTCCTCTGACCATCCAGGCCTTACTAAGGTTGTGCCAGCTTGGAGCCTATGGGCACACACAGAAGATGGTGGCATCCTGGGCTGGATCAAGAACAAGGTCACTGTGATCTTGGGCAAGTGACTTCTGAGAGTGTTTCCAGGTTGCTGTGACACTTCCTTTCTAGGTGGGACTCTTAGAGGCCAGTATGGTGCTCCTGAGCATGGCCGTGCAGCACAGCTCAGGGTGATGGCGACACCTGTGCAGGTCGTCTGGCTGGTCGCTCTTCCAGCCTGCCATGTCTGTCAGGACAGGCACAGTCTCGTAGAGTCGGGTGGGTGCCGCCTTAGAAGATGAGATGCTGGGCACAGGGTCAGGCGGTGTCCCCTCCGGGTGGCCCTTGATGCCCTGCCTCATGTCCCCTCAGCAAAGCCAACCGAAGTCTGCCAGCGAGAAGTCTCAGCGCAGCAAGAAGGCCAAGGAGCTGAAGCCAAAGGTGAAGAAGCTCAAGTACCATCAGTACATCCCCCCGGACCAAAAGCAGGACAAGGGGGCGCCCGCCATGGACTCCCCCTACGCCAAGatcctgcagcagcagcagctcttcCTGCAGCTGCAGatcctgcagcagcagcagcagcagcagcagcaccacaaCTACCAGGCCATCCTGCCTGCCCCTCCCAAGTAGGAGCACAAGTCCCACGGCCCTTCAGGCGGGGCCGCTGCCTGCGGAGGCTAGGAGGCACTAAGGCCGCCTGTTTCTCTCTTGCCTCAGGCCAGCGGCCGAGACTCCTGGAAACGGTGCTCCCACCCCGTCACGCAGCCTCTCCACCAGCAGCACTTCCAGCTCAGGCACGCCGGGGCCCAGCGGGCTGGCACGTCAGAACAGCACTGCACTGGCTGGCAAACCAGGAGCCCTGCCAGCCAACCTGGATGACATGAAGGTAGGTGGCTGACCCCTTCTCACCGCAAGACTAGTCTCTCCCGTGAGGGAGAAGGGCCAGGTTTTAGTCAGGGACGGTGATGGCCCACCGGATGGAAGGCAGAGCAGGCTCCAGATCTGATCTGCTGTGACAGGAGCAGCTCCGAGCCTGCCGTAAGGCCTCTCCGCCCATAGCAGTGTCAGcccttgtgtatgtgtgcagggcTGGGGCAAATCTCGCACTCTCCACTGTCCTTACCGTGTGGTAGTCGGTAACAGCAGGGTTGTTCCCGCTGGGAGGAGAGCAGGCACAGGCGGGACTGTCCATTctacctccctcctctctgcccgtCAGTGCCAGGGGCCTAGCCTGGCTGTTTTCTCTGCCACTGATCAGAAGGCAGGTCAGGCCGGAGGCTTCTCCTGCACCTGTCCTCCTGTGTCATAACCTGGATCCCAGCAAGACGACATTCACGAGGGCTGATGGGCTCCAGCGGGACTTACGTCCTGTGGCTGCGCAGTAGCTTCATGCCCTCGTGGTTGTACTGGTCTGTGAGACTGCCTTGTCCAGTGTAGCCAAGGAAGCCATGTGGAGCTGGGGGAGTACCTAGGGGAGGCCTGCGAGGTCTGTAAAGGACTCAGGGAGTCAGCTGCAGTGAAGGCCTGACTGACACCCTGCTAGCCTCCCAGCTTTCCCCTGGCCCAGTTCCCCCCCGTCCACCCCCGGACCCCGGCTGCCCTAACCCTCAACCCCTGCAGGTGGCAGAGCTGAAGCAAGAGCTGAAGTTGCGGTCACTGCCTGTCTCCGGCACCAAGACAGAGCTGATTGAGCGCCTGCGTGCCTACCAAGACCAAGTCAGCCCAGCTCCAGGAGCCCCCAAGGCCCCTGCCACCACCTCTGTCCTGTCCAAGGCTGGTGAGGTAGTGGTCGCCTTCCCTGCGGCCCTGCTGAGCTCAGGGTCAGCGCTTGTAACAGCAGGCCTGGCACCAGCTGAGATGGTGGTGGCCACAGTAACCAGCAATGGCATGGTGAAGTTTGGCAGCACGGGCTCCACACCCCCCGTGTCTCCCACCCCCTCAGAGCGCTCACTGCTCAGCACGGGCGATGAGAATTCCACACCTGGGGATGCCTTTGGTGAGATGGTGACATCGCCGCTGACACAGCTCACCCTGCAGGCCTCCCCACTGCAGATCGTGAAGGAGGAGGGTGCCCGTGCTGCGGCCTGCTGCCTGAGCCCCGGTGGACGGGCCGAGCTGGAGGGGCTGGACAAGGACCAGATGCTGCAGGAGAAGGACAAGCAGATTGAGGAGCTGACGCGAATgctgcagcagaagcagcagctggtTGAGCTGCTGCGGCTACAGCTGGAACAGCAGAAGCGGGCCCAGCAGCCAGCCCCGGCCAGCAGCCCTGTGAAGCGGGAAAGCAGCTTCTCCAGTTGCCAGCTGAGCTGCCAGCCCCAGGGCTCCGCCCGTGCCTTCGGCCCTGGCCTGGTAGTTCCCACCACCAATCATGGAGATGCTCAGGCCCCAGCCCCAGGGTCCCCACCTGTGATGGTGAAGCAGGAAGCTGGGCCACCTGAGCCAGATCTGGCCCCTGGCCCCCAGCTGCTCCTGGGCTCACAGGGCACCAGCTTCCTTAAGAGGGTCAGCCCTCCTACCCTGGTCACTGACTCTACAGGGACTCACCTCATCCTCAATGTGACCAATAAGAACGCAGATGGCCCTGGCCTGCCCACGGGGAGCCCCCAGCAGGTAGCTGACAGACAGGGACAGGCTGGGGTGGCACGTGGCTGGGTGGAGAATGGATCCTGTCTTGTGGAGCCTGTGTTGTCAGACTAGGGACCAGGCCCTCTGGAGGAGCCTTCTTGAGACCAGGTGTTCTGTCACCCTCAGGCAGGCTCCACTCTGTGTCTCTTCTTCCCTATTCATGAGAGCTCCCAGATGCTCATTAGCGAGCAGAGCCATCCTGTGGGCAGTGAGGGAGACCCTTCCTCTCCCTGGCACACTTGGAGCCTCGCCTTGCCCTACCCCACCAACACTGTTTCTCCCATGCAGCCCGTCTCCCAGCCTGGCTCTCCAGCCCCCGGCCCCCCTGCCCAGATGGACCTGGAGCACTCGCCTCAGCCCACGCTTGCAACCCCCACATCTCTGCTGAAGAAGGAGCCTCCTGGGTATGAGGAGAGTGTGACTCAGCAGCCTAAGCAGCAGGTGAGGATGCTGGGAGCTGGAGGGTGCTGGCAAGAtgtctcagcagataaaggcacttccCTCACAAGCAGAGTCTGAGCCTCAGGgcccccatggtggaaggagagaaccgattcctgatgttgtcttctgacctccacactatggcatgcacatacactcacacgTATAGGCCCAGCCCCAAGCAGACCAGGCAGGGGCTTAGCCCACATGAGCTGGAGGGGGCGGGTCAGAAGCAGGTCCATGATGAGCATGGGGAACATTCGGTACAAGGCAGAAGCACTCGCTCGCTAATCTGGCTAACCTGAGCTTAGATGGTATCTGGGTGCCTATTCTAGACTTTCATGTTCTTTTATGTTTCTGTCCCACAGGAAAATGGCTCTTCTAGTCAGCACATGGATGACCTGTTTGATATTCTTATTCAGAGTGGAGGTAAAGCCCCATGCTCAGCTGTCTCCCTTCCTCTAGTTGCAGGATGGTGATCCTTTCAGAGCAGCAGGCCTGGCACCTTGTTGAAGGCCTGGGCAGGCAGTCTTCTGCCATGTAGTTCTCGGGTACTTTACTTGTCCCCACAATTAGGTGGACATGGCCTACATCTGTCCTTGTAGAGCCCACAGAGCATGGGGAGAGCCATCCACGCACCTGAGCAGCAGCCCCCAGGAGGGTAGGAGCTTTGGGGCTGTGGAGTGagggaagagggcagaag of Meriones unguiculatus strain TT.TT164.6M chromosome 8, Bangor_MerUng_6.1, whole genome shotgun sequence contains these proteins:
- the Mrtfa gene encoding myocardin-related transcription factor A isoform X1, with amino-acid sequence MTLLEPEMLMMAVQSVLQLKLQQRRTREELVSQGIMPPLKSPAAFHEQRRSLERARTEDYLKRKIRSRPERSELVRMHILEETSAEPSLQAKQLKLKRARLADDLNEKIAQRPGPMELVKKNILPVESSLKEAIIVGQVNYPKVADSSFDEDSSDALSPEQPASHESQGSVPSPLESRASEPLPSATSMSPTQVLSQLPMAPDPGETLFLAEQPPLPPPPLLPPSLTNGATVPTAKPAPTLIKQSQPKSASEKSQRSKKAKELKPKVKKLKYHQYIPPDQKQDKGAPAMDSPYAKILQQQQLFLQLQILQQQQQQQQHHNYQAILPAPPKPAAETPGNGAPTPSRSLSTSSTSSSGTPGPSGLARQNSTALAGKPGALPANLDDMKVAELKQELKLRSLPVSGTKTELIERLRAYQDQVSPAPGAPKAPATTSVLSKAGEVVVAFPAALLSSGSALVTAGLAPAEMVVATVTSNGMVKFGSTGSTPPVSPTPSERSLLSTGDENSTPGDAFGEMVTSPLTQLTLQASPLQIVKEEGARAAACCLSPGGRAELEGLDKDQMLQEKDKQIEELTRMLQQKQQLVELLRLQLEQQKRAQQPAPASSPVKRESSFSSCQLSCQPQGSARAFGPGLVVPTTNHGDAQAPAPGSPPVMVKQEAGPPEPDLAPGPQLLLGSQGTSFLKRVSPPTLVTDSTGTHLILNVTNKNADGPGLPTGSPQQPVSQPGSPAPGPPAQMDLEHSPQPTLATPTSLLKKEPPGYEESVTQQPKQQENGSSSQHMDDLFDILIQSGEISADFKEPPSLPDKKSPPAAACGPPLTPQPSPSSELPQAAPPPGSPTLPGRLEDFLESSTGLPLLTSGHEGPESLSLIDDLHSQMLSSSAILDHPPSPMDTSELHFAPEPSSGLDLAVGHLDSMDWLELSSGGPVLSLAPLSTAAPSLFSMDFLDGHDLQLHWDSCL
- the Mrtfa gene encoding myocardin-related transcription factor A isoform X2; translated protein: MTLLEPEMLMMAVQSVLQLKLQQRRTREELVSQGIMPPLKSPAAFHEQRRSLERARTEDYLKRKIRSRPERSELVRMHILEETSAEPSLQAKQLKLKRARLADDLNEKIAQRPGPMELVKKNILPVESSLKEAIIVGQVNYPKVADSSFDEDSSDALSPEQPASHESQGSVPSPLESRASEPLPSATSMSPTQVLSQLPMAPDPGETLFLAEQPPLPPPPLLPPSLTNGATVPTAKPAPTLIKQSQPKSASEKSQRSKKAKELKPKVKKLKYHQYIPPDQKQDKGAPAMDSPYAKILQQQQLFLQLQILQQQQQQQQHHNYQAILPAPPKPAAETPGNGAPTPSRSLSTSSTSSSGTPGPSGLARQNSTALAGKPGALPANLDDMKVAELKQELKLRSLPVSGTKTELIERLRAYQDQVSPAPGAPKAPATTSVLSKAGEASPLQIVKEEGARAAACCLSPGGRAELEGLDKDQMLQEKDKQIEELTRMLQQKQQLVELLRLQLEQQKRAQQPAPASSPVKRESSFSSCQLSCQPQGSARAFGPGLVVPTTNHGDAQAPAPGSPPVMVKQEAGPPEPDLAPGPQLLLGSQGTSFLKRVSPPTLVTDSTGTHLILNVTNKNADGPGLPTGSPQQPVSQPGSPAPGPPAQMDLEHSPQPTLATPTSLLKKEPPGYEESVTQQPKQQENGSSSQHMDDLFDILIQSGEISADFKEPPSLPDKKSPPAAACGPPLTPQPSPSSELPQAAPPPGSPTLPGRLEDFLESSTGLPLLTSGHEGPESLSLIDDLHSQMLSSSAILDHPPSPMDTSELHFAPEPSSGLDLAVGHLDSMDWLELSSGGPVLSLAPLSTAAPSLFSMDFLDGHDLQLHWDSCL